A single genomic interval of Granulicella tundricola MP5ACTX9 harbors:
- a CDS encoding response regulator: MRILVVEDEPKVSSFVQRGLVAERYAVDVSADGREGLELAQAFPYDLIILDMMLPRMDGGEILQRIRRTNTCVPVLMLTARDSVEDKVRMFENGADDYLTKPFAFAELLVRSKALLRRGPVNRSSTMTVGELELDRLTQQVKRAGKRIELTAKEYSLLEYLMQNAERVLSRNMIIEHVWDQSFDGITNIVDVYVRHLRAKVDDGHIIKLIRTVRGSGYMIRAGGEQ; encoded by the coding sequence ATGCGGATTTTGGTCGTAGAAGACGAACCGAAGGTGTCCAGCTTTGTGCAGCGTGGATTGGTCGCAGAGCGGTACGCGGTAGATGTAAGTGCGGACGGCCGGGAGGGGTTGGAATTGGCCCAGGCCTTTCCTTACGACCTGATCATCCTGGACATGATGCTTCCGCGAATGGATGGCGGTGAGATCCTTCAGCGGATCCGTCGCACCAACACCTGTGTTCCCGTGCTGATGCTGACGGCGCGGGACTCGGTCGAAGACAAGGTTCGTATGTTTGAGAACGGCGCGGACGACTACCTCACCAAGCCCTTCGCCTTTGCGGAGTTGCTGGTTCGGTCCAAGGCTCTCCTGCGTCGCGGACCCGTCAATCGCTCCAGTACCATGACGGTGGGCGAACTGGAACTGGACCGTCTGACGCAGCAGGTCAAGCGCGCGGGTAAGCGCATTGAACTGACGGCGAAGGAGTACTCCCTGCTGGAGTACCTGATGCAAAATGCGGAGCGCGTTCTTTCGCGCAACATGATCATTGAGCATGTGTGGGACCAGAGCTTTGATGGCATCACCAACATCGTGGATGTGTATGTACGGCATCTGCGCGCCAAGGTTGACGACGGCCACATTATCAAGCTGATCCGAACCGTGCGGGGCTCAGGCTATATGATCCGTGCGGGCGGAGAGCAGTGA